One Prunus dulcis chromosome 7, ALMONDv2, whole genome shotgun sequence DNA segment encodes these proteins:
- the LOC117633673 gene encoding KIN17-like protein isoform X1: protein MGKNDFLTPKAIANRIKAKGLQKLRWYCQMCQKQCRDENGFKCHCMSESHQRQMQIFGENSNRIVDGYSEEFEQSFLDLMKRSHRFSRIAATVVYNEYINDRHHVHMNSTEWATITEFVKHLGRTDQSEFGSTPHCPSLKIIEQRKSNDAEVESLREEYHQRVATLERKVYALTKERDTLRREQNKKSDAAALLKEKDEIINQVMAEGEELSKKQAAQEGQIRKLRAQIREFEEEKKGLITKLQEGDAAVAVAEEVKKNNHVVRKLEKRQQICTLDQHIEEQFGCGRLLACISSRPGQWLC from the exons ATGGGGAAGAACGACTTCCTAACCCCAAAGGCAATTGCCAATCGGATCAAGGCCAAAGGACTTCAGAAGCTTCGATGGTACTGCCAGATGTGCCAGAAGCAATGTCGAGACGAAAACGGCTTCAAATGCCACTGCATGAGCGAAAGCCACCAGCGACAGATGCAGATCTTCGGCGAAAACTCTAATCGCATAGTCGATGGCTACTCCGAGGAGTTCGAGCAAAGTTTTCTCGATTTGATGAAACGAAGCCACCGGTTCAGCCGTATCGCCGCCACCGTGGTCTACAACGAGTACATCAACGACCGCCACCATGTTCATATGAATTCGACTGAGTGGGCCACGATAACCGAGTTCGTGAAGCACTTGGGGAGGACGG ATCAATCAGAATTCGGATCAACCCCTCATTGTCCATCTctgaaaataattgaacaGAGAAAATCCAATGATGCAGAAGTCGAGTCACTGCGAGAGGAATACCATCAAAGGGTTGCAACACTTGAAAGGAAG GTGTATGCTCTTACAAAGGAAAGGGACACGCTTCGGCGGGAGCAGAATAAGAAAAGTGATGCAGCTGCTCTTCTGAAGGAAAAGGatgaaataattaatcaagttATGGCTGAAG GTGAAGAGCTTTCAAAAAAGCAGGCTGCTCAAGAAGGACAGATTAGGAAATTAAGGGCTCAG ATCAGAGAgtttgaagaagagaagaaagggtTGATTACTAAACTTCAG GAAGGTGATGCTGCTGTTGCCGTTGCTGAGGAGGTGAAGAAGAACAACCATGTAGTAAGAAAGTTGGAGAAGCGTCAACAGATTTGCACCCTTGACCAGCATATTGAAGAGCAATTTGGTTGTGGTCGTCTATTGGCTTGTATCTCATCACGACCTGGACAGTGGCTGTGCTGA
- the LOC117633674 gene encoding KIN17-like protein isoform X3, which translates to MGKNDFLPPKAIANRIKAKGLQKLRWYCQMCQKQCRDENGFKCHCMSESHQRQMQIFGENSNRIVDGYSEEFEQSFLDLMKRSHRFSRIAATVVYNEYINDRHHVHMNSTEWATITEFVKHLGRTDQSEFGSTPHCPSLKIIEQRKSNDAEVESLREEYHQRVATLERKVYALTKERDTLRREQNKKSDAAALLKEKDEIINQVMAEGEELSKKQAAQEGQIRKLRAQIREFEEEKKGLITKLQFCQEDLIVLACLGELSQW; encoded by the exons ATGGGGAAGAACGACTTCCTACCCCCAAAGGCAATTGCCAATCGGATCAAGGCCAAAGGACTTCAGAAGCTTCGATGGTACTGCCAGATGTGCCAGAAGCAATGTCGAGACGAAAACGGCTTCAAATGCCACTGCATGAGCGAAAGCCACCAGCGACAGATGCAGATCTTCGGCGAAAACTCTAATCGCATAGTCGATGGCTACTCCGAGGAGTTCGAGCAAAGTTTTCTCGATTTGATGAAACGAAGCCACCGGTTCAGCCGTATCGCCGCCACCGTGGTCTACAACGAGTACATCAACGACCGCCACCATGTTCATATGAATTCGACTGAGTGGGCCACGATAACCGAGTTCGTGAAGCACTTGGGGAGGACGG ATCAATCAGAATTCGGATCAACCCCTCATTGTCCATCTctgaaaataattgaacaGAGAAAATCCAATGATGCAGAAGTCGAGTCACTGCGAGAGGAATACCATCAAAGGGTTGCAACACTTGAAAGGAAG GTGTATGCTCTTACAAAGGAAAGGGACACGCTTCGGCGGGAGCAGAATAAGAAAAGTGATGCAGCTGCTCTTCTGAAGGAAAAGGatgaaataattaatcaagttATGGCTGAAG GTGAAGAGCTTTCAAAAAAGCAGGCTGCTCAAGAAGGACAGATTAGGAAATTAAGGGCTCAG ATCAGAGAgtttgaagaagagaagaaagggtTGATTACTAAACTTCAG TTTTGCCAAGAGGATCTCATAGTGCTTGCTTGTTTGGGCGAATTGAGTCAGTGGTAG
- the LOC117633674 gene encoding KIN17-like protein isoform X2, translating into MGKNDFLPPKAIANRIKAKGLQKLRWYCQMCQKQCRDENGFKCHCMSESHQRQMQIFGENSNRIVDGYSEEFEQSFLDLMKRSHRFSRIAATVVYNEYINDRHHVHMNSTEWATITEFVKHLGRTDQSEFGSTPHCPSLKIIEQRKSNDAEVESLREEYHQRVATLERKVYALTKERDTLRREQNKKSDAAALLKEKDEIINQVMAEGEELSKKQAAQEGQIRKLRAQIREFEEEKKGLITKLQHIEEQFGCGRLLACISSRPGQWLC; encoded by the exons ATGGGGAAGAACGACTTCCTACCCCCAAAGGCAATTGCCAATCGGATCAAGGCCAAAGGACTTCAGAAGCTTCGATGGTACTGCCAGATGTGCCAGAAGCAATGTCGAGACGAAAACGGCTTCAAATGCCACTGCATGAGCGAAAGCCACCAGCGACAGATGCAGATCTTCGGCGAAAACTCTAATCGCATAGTCGATGGCTACTCCGAGGAGTTCGAGCAAAGTTTTCTCGATTTGATGAAACGAAGCCACCGGTTCAGCCGTATCGCCGCCACCGTGGTCTACAACGAGTACATCAACGACCGCCACCATGTTCATATGAATTCGACTGAGTGGGCCACGATAACCGAGTTCGTGAAGCACTTGGGGAGGACGG ATCAATCAGAATTCGGATCAACCCCTCATTGTCCATCTctgaaaataattgaacaGAGAAAATCCAATGATGCAGAAGTCGAGTCACTGCGAGAGGAATACCATCAAAGGGTTGCAACACTTGAAAGGAAG GTGTATGCTCTTACAAAGGAAAGGGACACGCTTCGGCGGGAGCAGAATAAGAAAAGTGATGCAGCTGCTCTTCTGAAGGAAAAGGatgaaataattaatcaagttATGGCTGAAG GTGAAGAGCTTTCAAAAAAGCAGGCTGCTCAAGAAGGACAGATTAGGAAATTAAGGGCTCAG ATCAGAGAgtttgaagaagagaagaaagggtTGATTACTAAACTTCAG CATATTGAAGAGCAATTTGGTTGTGGTCGTCTATTGGCTTGTATCTCATCACGACCTGGACAGTGGCTGTGCTGA
- the LOC117633674 gene encoding KIN17-like protein isoform X4, with translation MGKNDFLPPKAIANRIKAKGLQKLRWYCQMCQKQCRDENGFKCHCMSESHQRQMQIFGENSNRIVDGYSEEFEQSFLDLMKRSHRFSRIAATVVYNEYINDRHHVHMNSTEWATITEFVKHLGRTDQSEFGSTPHCPSLKIIEQRKSNDAEVESLREEYHQRVATLERKVYALTKERDTLRREQNKKSDAAALLKEKDEIINQVMAEGEELSKKQAAQEGQIRKLRAQIREFEEEKKGLITKLQW, from the exons ATGGGGAAGAACGACTTCCTACCCCCAAAGGCAATTGCCAATCGGATCAAGGCCAAAGGACTTCAGAAGCTTCGATGGTACTGCCAGATGTGCCAGAAGCAATGTCGAGACGAAAACGGCTTCAAATGCCACTGCATGAGCGAAAGCCACCAGCGACAGATGCAGATCTTCGGCGAAAACTCTAATCGCATAGTCGATGGCTACTCCGAGGAGTTCGAGCAAAGTTTTCTCGATTTGATGAAACGAAGCCACCGGTTCAGCCGTATCGCCGCCACCGTGGTCTACAACGAGTACATCAACGACCGCCACCATGTTCATATGAATTCGACTGAGTGGGCCACGATAACCGAGTTCGTGAAGCACTTGGGGAGGACGG ATCAATCAGAATTCGGATCAACCCCTCATTGTCCATCTctgaaaataattgaacaGAGAAAATCCAATGATGCAGAAGTCGAGTCACTGCGAGAGGAATACCATCAAAGGGTTGCAACACTTGAAAGGAAG GTGTATGCTCTTACAAAGGAAAGGGACACGCTTCGGCGGGAGCAGAATAAGAAAAGTGATGCAGCTGCTCTTCTGAAGGAAAAGGatgaaataattaatcaagttATGGCTGAAG GTGAAGAGCTTTCAAAAAAGCAGGCTGCTCAAGAAGGACAGATTAGGAAATTAAGGGCTCAG ATCAGAGAgtttgaagaagagaagaaagggtTGATTACTAAACTTCAG TGGTAG
- the LOC117633673 gene encoding golgin candidate 5-like isoform X3 gives MSESRCLVMEKLKSILMWDEILDQSEFGSTPHCPSLKIIEQRKSNDAEVESLREEYHQRVATLERKVYALTKERDTLRREQNKKSDAAALLKEKDEIINQVMAEGEELSKKQAAQEGQIRKLRAQIREFEEEKKGLITKLQEGDAAVAVAEEVKKNNHVVRKLEKRQQICTLDQHIEEQFGCGRLLACISSRPGQWLC, from the exons ATGTCTGAAAGTAGGTGCTTGGTAATGGAAAAGTTGAAAAGCATATTAATGTGGGATGAGATACTAG ATCAATCAGAATTCGGATCAACCCCTCATTGTCCATCTctgaaaataattgaacaGAGAAAATCCAATGATGCAGAAGTCGAGTCACTGCGAGAGGAATACCATCAAAGGGTTGCAACACTTGAAAGGAAG GTGTATGCTCTTACAAAGGAAAGGGACACGCTTCGGCGGGAGCAGAATAAGAAAAGTGATGCAGCTGCTCTTCTGAAGGAAAAGGatgaaataattaatcaagttATGGCTGAAG GTGAAGAGCTTTCAAAAAAGCAGGCTGCTCAAGAAGGACAGATTAGGAAATTAAGGGCTCAG ATCAGAGAgtttgaagaagagaagaaagggtTGATTACTAAACTTCAG GAAGGTGATGCTGCTGTTGCCGTTGCTGAGGAGGTGAAGAAGAACAACCATGTAGTAAGAAAGTTGGAGAAGCGTCAACAGATTTGCACCCTTGACCAGCATATTGAAGAGCAATTTGGTTGTGGTCGTCTATTGGCTTGTATCTCATCACGACCTGGACAGTGGCTGTGCTGA
- the LOC117633672 gene encoding insulin-degrading enzyme-like 1, peroxisomal isoform X1 yields the protein MAVGKEEVEEIVKARTDKREYRRIVLPNSLEVLLISDPDTDKCAASMDVSVGAFSDPDDLEGLAHFLEHMLFYASEKYPLEDSYSKYITEHGGRTNAYTSSEHTNYHFDINADAFEEALDRFAQFFINPLMSADATMREIKAVDSENQKNLLSDGWRMNQLQKHLSAVDHPYHKFSTGNWDTLEVRPKAKGLDTRSELIKFYAEYYSANVMHLVIYGKENLDKIQGLVEDKFKEIRNIDRNCPRFAGEPCTSEHLQILVRAVPIKEGHALRVAWPITPEIHHYKEGPCRYLSHLIGHEGEGSLYYILKTLGWATGLSAGEGQSTFDFSFFRVDIDLTDAGHEHMQDIIGLLFKYISLLQQSGICEWIFDELSAVCETKFHYQDKIQPISYVVSISPNMQKYPPKDWLVRSSLPSNFSTEIIQMVLDKLSPNNVRIFWESKKFEGQTNMVEPWYGTAYSIEKITGSMIQEWIVSSPNENLHLPGRNSFIPTDLSLKNDHEKAKYPVLLRKSPYSTLWHKPDTMFFTPKAYVKIVFTCPHASGSPEAEVLTNIFTQLLMDYLNEIAYYAQVAGLNYGISHTDSGFQVILAGYNHKLRILLENVVEKIASFEVKADRFSVIKEKVTRKYQNYKIRQPYEQAMDYCSLILKDHTWPWMEELDVLPHLEVEDLAKFVPMMLSRAFLECYTAGNLERNEAESMIQHIENVLFKGSNPICQPLFPSQHLTNRVVKLEKGKSYFYPVEGLNPSDENSALIHYIQVHRDDFMLNVKLHLFALIAKQPAFHQLRSVEQLGYITALLQRNDCGIRGALFVIQSTVKDPAHIDLRAEEFLKAFKSKLYEMTNEEFKSNVNALIDMKLEKHKNLREEAAFYWREISDGTLKFDRIESEIAALRQLTQQELIDFFNEHIKVGAPHKRTLSVRVYGKSHSSEYKIDKSSPAQASSVKIDDIFSFRRSQPLYGSFKGNHVKL from the exons ATGGCAGTTGGGAAGGAAGAGGTCGAAGAAATAGTGAAAGCCCGTACGGACAAGAGGGAGTACAGGAGGATCGTCCTCCCAAACTCCCTTGAAGTCCTCCTCATCAGCGATCCTGATACTGACAAG TGTGCTGCTTCCATGGATGTCAGTGTTGGTGCTTTCAGCGACCCTGATGACCTAGAGGGCCTTGCCCATTTCCTTG AGCATATGCTGTTTTATGCTAGTGAAAAGTACCCTTTGGAGGATAGTTACTCAAAGTACATCACCGAG CATGGAGGAAGAACAAATGCTTATACATCATCTGAGCACACCAACTATCATTTTGACATTAATGCTGATGCCTTTGAAGAGGCTTTGGACAG ATTTGCTCAGTTCTTTATTAACCCATTGATGTCAGCTGATGCTACAATGAGGGAAATTAAAGCTGTTGATTCTG AGAATCAGAAAAACCTGTTGTCTGATGGCTGGAGGATGAACCAG CTTCAGAAACATCTAAGTGCGGTGGACCATCCGTACCATAAATTTAGTACAG GGAATTGGGATACTTTGGAGGTTCGACCGAAAGCGAAAGGACTGGATACCAGAAGTGAGCTTATTAAATTCTATGCAGAATATTATTCTGCTAACGTCATGCATCTTGTCATATATGGAAAAG AAAACCTTGATAAAATTCAAGGCCTTGTAGAGGACAAGTTTAAAGAAATTAGAAACATTGACCGCAACTGCCCTCGTTTTGCTGGTGAGCCTTGCACATCAGAACATTTACAG ATTCTTGTCAGAGCTGTCCCAATCAAAGAGGGTCATGCGCTGAGAGTTGCGTGGCCAATAACTCCAGAAATTCACCACTACAAGGAAGGGCCATGTAGGTATCTTAGTCATCTCATTGGCCACGAAGGAGAAGGATCTTTGTATTACATCTTGAAAACTTTGG GATGGGCAACAGGTTTGTCTGCTGGTGAAGGACAGTCGACTtttgacttttctttctttagagTAGATATTGATCTCACTGACGCGGGTCATG AGCACATGCAAGACATCATAGGCTTGCTTTTCAAATACATTTCCCTCTTACAGCAGTCGGGCATCTGCGAATGGATTTTCGATGAG CTTTCTGCTGTTTGCGAGACAAAGTTTCATTATCAGGACAAAATTCAGCCAATTAGTTATGTGGTCAGCATTTCGCCAAATATGCAG AAATATCCCCCAAAAGATTGGCTAGTGAGATCATCCTTGCCTTCTAACTTCAGTACAGAAATTATCCAAATGGTGCTTGACAAGTTGTCTCCAAACAATGTCAG AATTTTCTGGGAGTCGAAGAAATTTGAAGGTCAAACTAACATGGTTGAGCCATGGTATGGAACTGCTTATTCCATCGAGAAAATTACGGGCTCCATGATACAG GAATGGATAGTATCTTCGCCAAATGAGAATCTGCACCTACCAGGACGTAATTCATTCATCCCCACCGACTTGTCACTTAAGAACGATCATGAAAAG GCCAAATATCCAGTTCTTTTAAGAAAGTCGCCATATTCAACACTATGGCACAAGCCTGATACAATGTTCTTTACTCCTAAAGCTTATGTTAAGATTGTTTTCACTTGTCCCCACGCAAGTGGCTCCCCTGAAGCAGAAGTGTTAACTAATATCTTTACTCAGTTGTTGATGGATTACTTGAATGAAATTG CTTACTATGCTCAGGTTGCTGGACTGAATTATGGAATAAGCCACACAGATAGTGGATTTCAG GTGATTCTGGCTGGCTATAATCACAAATTAAGGATTTTACTGGAAAATGTAGTTGAAAAGATCGCAAGCTTTGAAGTGAAAGCTGACAGGTTCTCTGTCATAAAG GAAAAGGTCACAAGGAAGtaccaaaattacaaaattcgGCAGCCTTATGAGCAAGCTATGGACTACTGCTCATTAATTCTAAAGGATCATACTTGGCCATGGATGGAAGAACTTGATGTTCTTCCTCATCTTGAAGTTGAAGATCTTGCTAAGTTTGTTCCCATGATGCTCTCAAGGGCCTTTTTAGAGTGTTACACAGCAG GAAACCTTGAAAGGAATGAAGCTGAGTCCATGATCCAGCATATTGAAAATGTTCTCTTTAAGGGTTCAAACCCTATTTGCCAACCTTTGTTCCCATCCCAGCATTTGACGAATAGAGTTGTGAAGCTTGAAAAGGGCAAGAGCTATTTCTACCCTGTGGAGGGTCTCAATCCAAGTGACGAAAATTCTGCCCTTATCCACTATATTCag GTACATCGGGATGATTTTATGCTGAATGTGAAACTTCATCTGTTTGCTCTTATTGCAAAGCAACCTGCCTTCCACCAGCTTAGATCAGTTGAGCAACTTGGTTACATCACCGCCCTCTTGCAGAG GAATGATTGTGGTATCCGTGGGGCACTGTTTGTTATACAATCTACAGTGAAG GATCCAGCACATATTGATTTGAGAGCAGAGGAATTCCTCAAGGCGTTCAAGAGTAAACTTTATGAGATGACAAATGAAGAATTCAAG AGCAATGTAAATGCGTTGATCGACATGAAGCTTGAGAAGCACAAGAACTTAAGGGAAGAAGCGGCATTTTATTGGAGGGAGATTTCTGATGGGACCCTCAAGTTTGACAGGATAGAATCTGAG ATTGCAGCACTGAGGCAGCTTACACAACAAGAGCTGATAGATTTTTTCAATGAGCATATAAAAGTTGGGGCACCTCATAAGCGGACATTAAGTGTACGAGTGTATGGGAAATCACATTCATCCGAGTATAAAATAGACAAAAGTTCACCGGCGCAAGCTTCCTCTGTCAAAATCGACGATATATTCAGCTTCAGAAGGTCACAACCTCTTTATGGTTCATTCAAGGGAAATCATGTGAAGTTGTAG
- the LOC117633674 gene encoding KIN17-like protein isoform X1 — protein MGKNDFLPPKAIANRIKAKGLQKLRWYCQMCQKQCRDENGFKCHCMSESHQRQMQIFGENSNRIVDGYSEEFEQSFLDLMKRSHRFSRIAATVVYNEYINDRHHVHMNSTEWATITEFVKHLGRTDQSEFGSTPHCPSLKIIEQRKSNDAEVESLREEYHQRVATLERKVYALTKERDTLRREQNKKSDAAALLKEKDEIINQVMAEGEELSKKQAAQEGQIRKLRAQIREFEEEKKGLITKLQEGDAAVAVAEEVKKNNHVVRKLEKRQ, from the exons ATGGGGAAGAACGACTTCCTACCCCCAAAGGCAATTGCCAATCGGATCAAGGCCAAAGGACTTCAGAAGCTTCGATGGTACTGCCAGATGTGCCAGAAGCAATGTCGAGACGAAAACGGCTTCAAATGCCACTGCATGAGCGAAAGCCACCAGCGACAGATGCAGATCTTCGGCGAAAACTCTAATCGCATAGTCGATGGCTACTCCGAGGAGTTCGAGCAAAGTTTTCTCGATTTGATGAAACGAAGCCACCGGTTCAGCCGTATCGCCGCCACCGTGGTCTACAACGAGTACATCAACGACCGCCACCATGTTCATATGAATTCGACTGAGTGGGCCACGATAACCGAGTTCGTGAAGCACTTGGGGAGGACGG ATCAATCAGAATTCGGATCAACCCCTCATTGTCCATCTctgaaaataattgaacaGAGAAAATCCAATGATGCAGAAGTCGAGTCACTGCGAGAGGAATACCATCAAAGGGTTGCAACACTTGAAAGGAAG GTGTATGCTCTTACAAAGGAAAGGGACACGCTTCGGCGGGAGCAGAATAAGAAAAGTGATGCAGCTGCTCTTCTGAAGGAAAAGGatgaaataattaatcaagttATGGCTGAAG GTGAAGAGCTTTCAAAAAAGCAGGCTGCTCAAGAAGGACAGATTAGGAAATTAAGGGCTCAG ATCAGAGAgtttgaagaagagaagaaagggtTGATTACTAAACTTCAG GAAGGTGATGCTGCTGTTGCCGTTGCTGAGGAGGTGAAGAAGAACAACCATGTAGTAAGAAAGTTGGAGAAGCGTCAATAG
- the LOC117633674 gene encoding golgin candidate 5-like isoform X6, with the protein MSESRCLVMEKLKSILMWDEILDQSEFGSTPHCPSLKIIEQRKSNDAEVESLREEYHQRVATLERKVYALTKERDTLRREQNKKSDAAALLKEKDEIINQVMAEGEELSKKQAAQEGQIRKLRAQIREFEEEKKGLITKLQEGDAAVAVAEEVKKNNHVVRKLEKRQ; encoded by the exons ATGTCTGAAAGTAGGTGCTTGGTAATGGAAAAGTTGAAAAGCATATTAATGTGGGATGAGATACTAG ATCAATCAGAATTCGGATCAACCCCTCATTGTCCATCTctgaaaataattgaacaGAGAAAATCCAATGATGCAGAAGTCGAGTCACTGCGAGAGGAATACCATCAAAGGGTTGCAACACTTGAAAGGAAG GTGTATGCTCTTACAAAGGAAAGGGACACGCTTCGGCGGGAGCAGAATAAGAAAAGTGATGCAGCTGCTCTTCTGAAGGAAAAGGatgaaataattaatcaagttATGGCTGAAG GTGAAGAGCTTTCAAAAAAGCAGGCTGCTCAAGAAGGACAGATTAGGAAATTAAGGGCTCAG ATCAGAGAgtttgaagaagagaagaaagggtTGATTACTAAACTTCAG GAAGGTGATGCTGCTGTTGCCGTTGCTGAGGAGGTGAAGAAGAACAACCATGTAGTAAGAAAGTTGGAGAAGCGTCAATAG
- the LOC117633673 gene encoding KIN17-like protein isoform X2, translating into MGKNDFLTPKAIANRIKAKGLQKLRWYCQMCQKQCRDENGFKCHCMSESHQRQMQIFGENSNRIVDGYSEEFEQSFLDLMKRSHRFSRIAATVVYNEYINDRHHVHMNSTEWATITEFVKHLGRTDQSEFGSTPHCPSLKIIEQRKSNDAEVESLREEYHQRVATLERKVYALTKERDTLRREQNKKSDAAALLKEKDEIINQVMAEGEELSKKQAAQEGQIRKLRAQIREFEEEKKGLITKLQHIEEQFGCGRLLACISSRPGQWLC; encoded by the exons ATGGGGAAGAACGACTTCCTAACCCCAAAGGCAATTGCCAATCGGATCAAGGCCAAAGGACTTCAGAAGCTTCGATGGTACTGCCAGATGTGCCAGAAGCAATGTCGAGACGAAAACGGCTTCAAATGCCACTGCATGAGCGAAAGCCACCAGCGACAGATGCAGATCTTCGGCGAAAACTCTAATCGCATAGTCGATGGCTACTCCGAGGAGTTCGAGCAAAGTTTTCTCGATTTGATGAAACGAAGCCACCGGTTCAGCCGTATCGCCGCCACCGTGGTCTACAACGAGTACATCAACGACCGCCACCATGTTCATATGAATTCGACTGAGTGGGCCACGATAACCGAGTTCGTGAAGCACTTGGGGAGGACGG ATCAATCAGAATTCGGATCAACCCCTCATTGTCCATCTctgaaaataattgaacaGAGAAAATCCAATGATGCAGAAGTCGAGTCACTGCGAGAGGAATACCATCAAAGGGTTGCAACACTTGAAAGGAAG GTGTATGCTCTTACAAAGGAAAGGGACACGCTTCGGCGGGAGCAGAATAAGAAAAGTGATGCAGCTGCTCTTCTGAAGGAAAAGGatgaaataattaatcaagttATGGCTGAAG GTGAAGAGCTTTCAAAAAAGCAGGCTGCTCAAGAAGGACAGATTAGGAAATTAAGGGCTCAG ATCAGAGAgtttgaagaagagaagaaagggtTGATTACTAAACTTCAG CATATTGAAGAGCAATTTGGTTGTGGTCGTCTATTGGCTTGTATCTCATCACGACCTGGACAGTGGCTGTGCTGA
- the LOC117633674 gene encoding KIN17-like protein isoform X5, whose translation MGKNDFLPPKAIANRIKAKGLQKLRWYCQMCQKQCRDENGFKCHCMSESHQRQMQIFGENSNRIVDGYSEEFEQSFLDLMKRSHRFSRIAATVVYNEYINDRHHVHMNSTEWATITEFVKHLGRTDQSEFGSTPHCPSLKIIEQRKSNDAEVESLREEYHQRVATLERKVYALTKERDTLRREQNKKSDAAALLKEKDEIINQVMAEGEELSKKQAAQEGQIRKLRAQRV comes from the exons ATGGGGAAGAACGACTTCCTACCCCCAAAGGCAATTGCCAATCGGATCAAGGCCAAAGGACTTCAGAAGCTTCGATGGTACTGCCAGATGTGCCAGAAGCAATGTCGAGACGAAAACGGCTTCAAATGCCACTGCATGAGCGAAAGCCACCAGCGACAGATGCAGATCTTCGGCGAAAACTCTAATCGCATAGTCGATGGCTACTCCGAGGAGTTCGAGCAAAGTTTTCTCGATTTGATGAAACGAAGCCACCGGTTCAGCCGTATCGCCGCCACCGTGGTCTACAACGAGTACATCAACGACCGCCACCATGTTCATATGAATTCGACTGAGTGGGCCACGATAACCGAGTTCGTGAAGCACTTGGGGAGGACGG ATCAATCAGAATTCGGATCAACCCCTCATTGTCCATCTctgaaaataattgaacaGAGAAAATCCAATGATGCAGAAGTCGAGTCACTGCGAGAGGAATACCATCAAAGGGTTGCAACACTTGAAAGGAAG GTGTATGCTCTTACAAAGGAAAGGGACACGCTTCGGCGGGAGCAGAATAAGAAAAGTGATGCAGCTGCTCTTCTGAAGGAAAAGGatgaaataattaatcaagttATGGCTGAAG GTGAAGAGCTTTCAAAAAAGCAGGCTGCTCAAGAAGGACAGATTAGGAAATTAAGGGCTCAG AGAgtttga